The following coding sequences are from one Microbacterium sp. SSM24 window:
- a CDS encoding globin, which produces MSAVPLSFYDEIGGHDAFVRLVDAFYRGVADDDVLRPMYPEEDLGPAKERLTGFLEQYWGGPTTYSEQRGHPRLRMRHAPFHVNPDARDRWLAHMRVAVDELHLSPLHEATLWDYLQRAAHAMVNTFEPSGIGPASGGRDAASGPSLSVTAVPPAD; this is translated from the coding sequence GTGAGCGCCGTTCCCCTGAGCTTCTACGACGAGATCGGCGGTCACGACGCATTCGTGCGCCTGGTCGACGCGTTCTACCGCGGCGTCGCCGACGACGACGTGCTGCGACCGATGTATCCCGAGGAGGACCTCGGTCCCGCCAAGGAGCGGCTCACCGGCTTCCTCGAGCAGTACTGGGGCGGCCCGACGACCTACAGCGAGCAACGGGGTCACCCGCGCCTGCGGATGCGCCACGCACCCTTCCACGTCAATCCGGATGCGCGCGACCGCTGGCTCGCACACATGCGCGTGGCGGTCGACGAGCTCCATCTCTCGCCGCTGCACGAGGCCACGCTGTGGGACTATCTGCAGCGCGCCGCGCATGCGATGGTGAACACGTTCGAGCCGAGCGGCATCGGCCCTGCTTCGGGCGGGCGGGATGCGGCATCCGGTCCGTCGCTCTCCGTCACCGCCGTCCCGCCCGCTGACTGA
- a CDS encoding mechanosensitive ion channel family protein, with protein sequence MMPLSTSTDPAAPTLWTEFLGFLAKAGWNALTVAGIIVGALIITWILRIVIHRVVNRIVSGAKSKANVDDTQALERSPLASVRLVQRTRTLGSILQNIVGVTVAIVAILLIINVLAPTALGSLTLLTAAIGAGLGFGAQNIVKDVLNGIFIVAEDQVGIGDVVDLGLASGIVEYVSVRVTHVRDVNGTLWYVRNGEITRIGNLSQGWSRVIIDLSIPVDADIDEVEKILLDTARALAKDAKWRTRILEQPEVWGLESISGDALVIRLVMKTRANAKDDVARELRMRVKKALDEAGITLPALNTIMPTGIEGAQRVRGANPPKTKPTPVAPPPAASRPVWKPKRTSKTAPETGDEPEATP encoded by the coding sequence ATGATGCCCCTCTCCACTTCCACCGATCCCGCCGCGCCCACGCTGTGGACCGAGTTCCTGGGGTTCCTCGCGAAGGCGGGCTGGAACGCGCTCACCGTCGCCGGCATCATCGTCGGCGCGCTCATCATCACGTGGATCCTCCGCATCGTGATCCACAGAGTGGTGAACCGCATCGTCAGCGGGGCGAAGTCGAAGGCCAATGTCGATGACACCCAGGCGCTCGAGCGATCGCCGCTCGCGTCGGTGCGGCTCGTCCAGCGCACGCGCACCCTCGGGTCGATCCTTCAGAACATCGTCGGCGTCACGGTCGCGATCGTGGCCATTCTCCTCATCATCAACGTTCTGGCTCCCACCGCGCTGGGATCGCTGACGCTCCTGACCGCCGCGATCGGCGCAGGCCTCGGCTTCGGCGCGCAGAACATCGTCAAGGACGTGCTCAACGGCATCTTCATCGTGGCCGAGGACCAGGTGGGCATCGGCGACGTCGTCGATCTCGGCCTCGCGTCGGGAATCGTGGAGTACGTCAGCGTGCGCGTGACCCATGTGCGCGATGTCAACGGCACGCTCTGGTACGTGCGCAACGGCGAGATCACCCGTATCGGCAACCTGTCGCAGGGCTGGTCGCGGGTCATCATCGATCTGTCGATCCCGGTGGATGCCGACATCGACGAGGTCGAGAAGATCCTGCTCGACACGGCGCGCGCGCTCGCGAAGGACGCGAAGTGGCGCACCCGCATCCTCGAACAGCCCGAGGTGTGGGGCCTCGAGTCGATCTCGGGCGATGCGCTGGTCATCCGACTCGTGATGAAGACGCGCGCCAACGCGAAGGACGACGTCGCGCGCGAGCTCCGGATGCGGGTGAAGAAGGCGCTCGATGAGGCGGGCATCACGCTGCCCGCACTGAACACGATCATGCCGACGGGCATCGAGGGCGCCCAGCGCGTACGCGGAGCGAACCCGCCCAAGACCAAGCCGACGCCCGTCGCGCCGCCGCCCGCGGCGTCCCGGCCCGTGTGGAAGCCCAAACGCACGTCCAAGACCGCGCCCGAGACGGGCGACGAGCCGGAGGCGACGCCGTGA
- the pepN gene encoding aminopeptidase N translates to MPGENLTRIEAQERRAIVDTHSYDVVLDLTKGAEVFASRTVIRFSATAGADTFIDLIARHIRQITLNGRAIDPATAFADSRIALTGLAAENELVIDADCLYTNTGEGLHRFVDPVDGEAYLYSQFEVPDSRRMFAVFEQPDLKATFRFSVTAPAAWKVVSNSPTPEPQDHGDGTATWAFPVTPRISSYITALIAGPYEATFSELTSASGRVVPLGVYGRKSLWQYLDADYIFEKTRQGFTYFEDKFDYAYPFEKYDQLFVPEFNAGAMENAGAVTFTESYVFRSKVTDAVKERRVVTILHELAHMWFGDLVTMKWWNDLWLNESFAEWASTIATAEATEWTEAWTTFNAMEKTWAYRQDQLPSTHPVVAQINDLEDVQVNFDGITYAKGGSVLKQLAAWVGIEQFFAGVAAYFKKHEWSNTELSDLLSELETTSGRELSTWSKKWLETAGVNTLSPEIATDVDGTITRFAIVQTAPADYPTIRPHRLGVGFYSLEGDTLVRVHHVELDVDGDLTEMPALKGVKRPDLVLLNDEDLAYAKIRLDERSLQTAIDHLAKISDPLARSLVWGAAWDQTRDAEASASDYVDLVLRNIGSETESTTVRTTLAQLLLAANAYVAPEKRDVTRQKVADALWSLAEGAEAGSDSQLQFVTAFASAAATPAQWENVRRVREGEVSFSGLDIDTDLSWQLLVGLAAGGVVTGDDIDAALAADNTAKGGEFAAQAKAALPTAEAKAAAWSSLVDQDDLPNTIVRSAALGFVHPAGRDLLGSYVEPYFAALLPIWESRSYKIAEYLIFGLYPSPLANLALRDATRGWLETHADAAPALRRLVAENLAGVERALSVQERDAQ, encoded by the coding sequence GTGCCTGGAGAGAACCTCACCCGCATCGAGGCGCAAGAGCGCCGAGCCATCGTCGACACGCACTCGTACGACGTCGTGCTCGACCTGACGAAGGGTGCCGAGGTCTTCGCGTCGCGCACTGTCATCCGCTTCTCGGCCACCGCCGGCGCCGATACCTTCATCGACCTGATCGCGCGCCACATCCGCCAGATCACGCTCAACGGTCGCGCCATCGACCCGGCGACCGCGTTCGCCGACTCGCGCATCGCGCTCACCGGCCTCGCCGCCGAGAACGAGCTCGTCATCGACGCCGACTGCCTCTACACGAACACCGGCGAGGGACTCCACCGGTTCGTCGACCCGGTCGACGGCGAGGCGTACCTCTACTCGCAGTTCGAGGTGCCCGACTCGCGGCGCATGTTCGCCGTCTTCGAGCAGCCCGACCTGAAGGCGACCTTCCGGTTCTCCGTGACCGCGCCCGCGGCGTGGAAGGTCGTGTCCAACTCCCCCACGCCCGAGCCGCAGGATCACGGCGATGGGACGGCGACGTGGGCGTTCCCCGTCACCCCCCGCATCTCCTCCTACATCACGGCCCTCATCGCCGGACCGTACGAAGCCACGTTCTCCGAACTGACCAGCGCCTCCGGGCGCGTCGTCCCGCTCGGCGTGTACGGCCGCAAGAGCCTGTGGCAGTACCTCGACGCCGACTACATCTTCGAGAAGACGCGTCAGGGCTTCACCTACTTCGAGGACAAGTTCGACTACGCGTACCCGTTCGAGAAGTACGACCAGCTCTTCGTGCCCGAATTCAACGCGGGCGCGATGGAGAATGCAGGCGCGGTCACGTTCACCGAGAGCTACGTCTTCCGCTCGAAGGTCACCGATGCCGTGAAGGAGCGTCGCGTCGTCACGATCCTCCACGAGCTCGCCCACATGTGGTTCGGCGACCTCGTGACGATGAAGTGGTGGAACGACCTGTGGCTGAACGAGTCGTTCGCCGAATGGGCGTCGACCATCGCGACCGCCGAAGCCACCGAATGGACCGAGGCCTGGACCACGTTCAACGCGATGGAGAAGACCTGGGCGTACCGCCAGGACCAGCTCCCCTCCACCCACCCCGTCGTCGCTCAGATCAACGATCTCGAGGACGTGCAGGTCAACTTCGACGGCATCACGTACGCCAAGGGCGGTTCGGTGCTCAAGCAGCTCGCCGCGTGGGTGGGCATCGAGCAGTTCTTCGCGGGTGTCGCGGCGTACTTCAAGAAGCACGAGTGGTCGAACACCGAGCTCTCCGACCTGCTCTCAGAGCTCGAGACCACGAGCGGCCGTGAGCTGTCGACCTGGTCGAAGAAGTGGCTCGAGACCGCGGGAGTCAACACCCTGTCCCCCGAGATCGCGACCGATGTCGACGGCACCATCACGCGTTTCGCCATCGTCCAGACGGCTCCCGCCGACTACCCGACCATCCGTCCCCACCGCCTCGGCGTGGGCTTCTACTCCCTCGAGGGCGACACCCTGGTGCGCGTGCATCACGTCGAGCTCGATGTGGACGGCGACCTCACTGAGATGCCCGCGCTCAAGGGAGTGAAGCGTCCCGACCTCGTGCTGCTCAACGACGAGGATCTCGCGTACGCGAAGATCCGGCTCGACGAGCGCTCGCTGCAGACGGCGATCGACCACCTCGCGAAGATCAGCGATCCGCTCGCCCGCTCGCTCGTGTGGGGTGCGGCCTGGGATCAGACGCGCGATGCCGAGGCGTCCGCCTCCGACTACGTCGACCTCGTGCTGCGCAACATCGGCTCCGAGACCGAGTCGACGACCGTGCGCACCACGCTCGCACAGCTGCTGCTCGCCGCCAACGCGTATGTCGCACCCGAGAAGCGCGACGTCACCCGTCAGAAGGTCGCCGACGCCCTGTGGTCGCTGGCCGAGGGCGCCGAGGCGGGCAGCGACAGCCAGCTGCAGTTCGTCACCGCCTTCGCGAGCGCGGCGGCGACGCCTGCGCAGTGGGAGAATGTTCGCCGCGTGCGCGAGGGCGAGGTGTCGTTCTCCGGACTCGACATCGACACCGACCTCTCGTGGCAGCTGCTCGTGGGTCTCGCCGCGGGAGGCGTCGTGACCGGCGACGACATCGATGCGGCGCTCGCCGCCGACAACACCGCGAAGGGCGGTGAGTTCGCCGCACAGGCGAAGGCCGCACTCCCGACCGCCGAGGCGAAGGCCGCCGCCTGGTCGTCGCTCGTCGATCAGGACGACCTGCCCAACACGATCGTGCGCTCCGCCGCGCTCGGCTTCGTGCATCCTGCGGGACGCGACCTGCTCGGCTCGTACGTCGAGCCGTACTTCGCCGCGCTCCTGCCGATCTGGGAGTCGCGCAGCTACAAGATCGCCGAGTACCTGATCTTCGGGCTGTACCCGTCGCCGCTCGCGAACCTCGCGCTGCGCGACGCCACGCGCGGCTGGCTCGAGACCCACGCCGATGCCGCTCCGGCGCTGCGGCGTCTCGTCGCAGAGAACCTCGCCGGCGTCGAGCGCGCCCTCTCCGTGCAGGAGCGCGACGCGCAGTAG
- a CDS encoding ferrochelatase has protein sequence MISAEDTSVPFASPAAASGSPFVEESVAYDGILLAGFGGPEGQDDVIPFLRNVTRGRGIPDERLEEVAHHYRHFDGISPINAQNRALKAALEAELERRGIALPVFWGNRNWAPYLEEAVTDAASSGRTNLLALATSAYSSFSSCRQYREDFARVLTDTGLAGTVTIDKVRQFFDHPGFVQPFVDGVRDAVAGFLADGIPPESVRVLFSTHSIPTADAERSGPREGDPAHRDLGEGGAYAAQHLAVAEVVMAAVAAEIPSAARIGWELVYQSRSGPPSQPWLEPDVNDVIADLPGAGVAAIAIVPLGFMSDHMEVLWDLDTEAMDAAAEVGIRAVRTQTPGVDPVFVSGLIDLVVERLEGTPAVDRPHATNLGPWFDVCRPACCENVRAGFKPAAAGIAP, from the coding sequence GTGATTTCGGCAGAAGACACCTCGGTCCCTTTCGCGTCGCCGGCCGCGGCATCCGGATCCCCCTTCGTGGAGGAGTCCGTCGCCTACGACGGGATTCTCCTCGCGGGCTTCGGCGGGCCGGAGGGGCAGGACGACGTGATCCCGTTCCTGCGGAACGTCACGCGTGGCCGCGGAATCCCCGACGAACGGCTCGAAGAGGTCGCCCACCACTACCGGCACTTCGACGGCATCAGCCCGATCAACGCCCAGAACCGCGCGCTCAAGGCGGCGCTGGAGGCGGAATTGGAGCGTCGGGGGATCGCCCTGCCCGTCTTCTGGGGCAACCGCAACTGGGCGCCGTATCTCGAGGAGGCGGTGACGGATGCCGCATCCTCCGGCCGCACCAACCTGCTGGCCCTCGCGACCAGCGCGTACTCCTCGTTCTCGAGCTGCCGGCAGTACCGCGAAGACTTCGCGCGCGTGCTCACCGACACCGGTCTCGCCGGCACCGTCACGATCGACAAGGTGCGGCAGTTCTTCGATCACCCCGGATTCGTTCAGCCGTTCGTCGACGGGGTGCGCGATGCGGTGGCGGGATTCCTTGCCGACGGCATCCCGCCGGAATCGGTGCGGGTGCTTTTCTCGACGCACAGCATTCCGACCGCCGATGCCGAGCGCTCGGGGCCCCGTGAGGGCGACCCCGCGCATCGAGACCTCGGCGAGGGCGGCGCCTATGCCGCGCAGCACCTCGCGGTCGCGGAGGTCGTGATGGCGGCCGTCGCAGCCGAGATCCCGTCCGCTGCGCGCATCGGCTGGGAGCTGGTCTACCAGAGCCGCTCCGGTCCGCCGAGCCAGCCGTGGCTCGAACCCGACGTCAACGACGTCATCGCCGATCTGCCGGGCGCCGGCGTCGCAGCCATCGCCATCGTGCCGCTGGGCTTTATGAGCGACCACATGGAGGTTCTCTGGGATCTCGACACGGAGGCGATGGATGCCGCCGCCGAGGTCGGCATCCGTGCCGTCCGCACGCAGACCCCCGGTGTCGATCCCGTGTTCGTCTCGGGGCTGATCGACCTCGTCGTCGAGCGCCTCGAGGGAACACCGGCCGTGGATCGGCCGCACG